GAAAGCGGTGGCTTCCGAGCCCGATCGGGCCGAGTTTCAATTTTCCCTGGGCGAACTGCTGCTGGCCCGGACCATGGAGGCGGCCATCCTCAAGGAAACCCGCTCCGGGGTGGGACAGCCCAGGATGCGAAACGTGGATCCCGAGGGGCTCAAGGCCCTTGAGCGCGCGGTAGAGCTGGATTCCGATCTGCTGAGGGCCCGCCTGCGGCTGGGCCGTGCCTACTATGACCTCAACCGGCACGATCTGGCCCTGGAGCAATTCGAGGCCATCGCCCGCAAGAATCCCCGCTATCCCTGGATCCATTCCTCCCTGGCGGTGGTTCACATGAACGCCGGCGCCGTCGATTCGGCCGTGCAGGCGCTGCGGACGGAAATCGGGAATTATCCCGATCACCACTCCGCACGGCTGGAGCTGGGAGAGGCCCTGCTGAAGTCCGGCGACACCGCCCAGGCGGTTGAGCACCTGGTCCGGTTGAAGGAGGAGGATGTGTCCCCGGCCGACCGCGTGTCGCTGAATCATTCACTTTCCAAGGCCTACCGGGACCTGGGCCAACTGGAGAATGCCCTGGCTGCCTCCCGCCGGACTCTGGAGTTGGATCCCGACTTCCCCGACGGTCACTACCTGCTGGCTCAGCTTTACGAACAAACCGGACAAGCGGCACTGGCCCGCAGGCAGATGGATACCTTTCGCAGGGTCCAAAGGGAAAAGCGACAGAGAACGCTGGGGCCCCTGCAAAGGGGACGCCGCTGAAATTCATTTCACAAACGACCTTTCGGGACTATAATTCTGAAGATCAATCAAATGTTACGTTGATAGCCTTGTCCCGTTTGCCGTTATGGCAGGTGCCTTATGCAAAACAGATTTCTCGATCGCATCCCGACGTTCCTCCTTGTTTCGGTTCTGATCCTTGGCTGTTCCCTGACGTTGCTGGCCAGGAAGAAGGAGGACAAACGGCGCGAAAAGTCTCTTCGAAGCGAGACCTCCGACCGATACCTCAAGAAGTGGCTGGAGCAGGATGTCTTGTACATCATCACTCCCCAGGAGAAAGCCGCCTTCGACCAGTTGCAAACGGACGATGAGCGCTACCAGTTCGTGGAGCAGTTCTGGCTGCGAAGGGATCCCACTCCCGACACCATGGTCAACGAGACCCGCGATGAGCACTACCGGCGCATCGCCTACGCCAACGAGCGGTTTCCCTCGGGCAAGCCCGGATGGAAGACCGATCGCGGCCGGATCTATATCACCTGGGGGCCTCCCGATTCCATCGAGACCTTTCACGGCGGCGACATGACCCTTCGGGATTTCAATGAAGGGGGCGGTTGGTCGGTCAAATACCCACACATCAAGTGGCGCTACCGCTACATTGAAGGTCCCAACCTCGGCGCCGAGGTCATCATCGAGTTTGTGGACCGTGGCTTGAGCGGGGAATACCGCATCGCCAGAGATCCTTTCGAAAAGGATGCCCTGGCCAATGCGCCCGGCTACGACATCAACCAGAAGCTGATCCTGGGCGACGTAGAGCCGATCAGCCGGAACCGTTTGCCTGGAGGGCTGGATGTCGATGATTTCCACGCGTTGCAGAGCGAGAAGTTGATGGAGACGGTCGCCCTGGGGCAGGCTCCCAAGATCCGGTTCAAGGACCTGGAGACGGTGGTGGACACCAAGCTGTCCTACAATCTCTTTCCATTCGAGTTCAAGACGGACTACCTCAAGATCACCGACGACACCGTGCTGACGGCCATCACCGTGGCAATGAAGAACAGCGACATGACCTTCAAGCAGCAGGAGGGGGTCCACCAGGCCTCGGTCAATGTCTTCGGGCGCATCACCACCATCACCGGGCGCAGGGTGCACCTTTTCGAAGAACCCATCCGCCAGATGACCCCGGATTCCACCTACAAGGAAGCCCTGGAACGGACTTCTCTCTACCAGACCACCGTGCCCCTGTCTTCCGGCGTCTACAAGGTCGAATTGGTATTGAAGGACATCAACAGCGGCGACGTCGGCACCGTCTACCGCAGCATTCGGGTCCCCAGGTTTCCCGAAGACCAGTTGGCGACCAGCAGCATCATCCTGGCGGACAGAATCGAGCCCCTGCCGGCTTACCAGGCCGGCGCCGGCCCCTTTGTATTGGGGGCCTCCAAGGTCTTCCCCAACGTGGCCGAGACCTTTCATCGGGCCGTGCCCATGCGCATTTACTTCCAGGTGTACAACCTGTCCCTGGACGAAGAGACCCAGAAACCTTCGGCGACCATCGAGTACGTTTTGAAGAAGGGCGACCAGGAGATCCGTCGCTTCCGGGAGAGCAAGAGCGCGACGGAAGGCGCCCTGCGGCAGGTGACCCTGGCCAAGCTGTTTCCTCTGAACAACCTTCAACCCGGCGACTACAGCCTGGTTCTGAACATCACCGACAACCTCGCCAACCGAACCGTATCGCCGGTGGCCAAGTTCAAGGTTCAGTAGCCGCCGTAACTTTGCCGTTGCGCCGCCGGACGATTCCCGGTCGCGGATGCCGCGGCTGCGGGGTTGTCATCGGAATTGTCCATCGCACCAGCGTGTTGTTGGAGGCGTCCACGCTCGAAACAGAGGCGCCGGAGCGAATTCCAACTCAAGGGTGCTGACATGGTCACCAACCCTTTCCATTCATTCGGGCGGACCTTGAGACTCGTGGGCCTGCTCCTGCTGGCACTGAGCCTGTCAGGTCCGGCCCGGTCCCAGCAATCGGCGCCGGCCGACGCCGAACCGCAAGCGGAATTCACCTTTCGGGTGCCGGTCGAGGTGGTGGTGGTCAGGGCCATCGTCACCGAGCGCGGCAAGCCGGTCACCGACCTCACCGTCGAGGACTTCACCGTCTTCGAGGACGGCAAGCCCCTTCCCATCCAGAGCTTCACCCGGGAGTCCTACGAAGTCGTCCGGTCCCATGAGCGTGAGATTGAACGGGAGAAAGCTCCAGCCGATGGGTCCAATGGGGAATCGCCGCCGGCTCCGTCCGCCGGTCCCGCCTCGAGTCGGCCTCACTTCATCAGCCTGCTGATCGACGACGTCACCTCACCCTCCCACGGAGCCTTGAAGCGCACCGTGGACGCCATAGGGAAGTTTGTGCAGGAACGGCTGCAACCCGGCGACAGGGTCGCCATGGTGGCGGCTTCCGGCAAGTTTCACCAGCCATTCACCGCCGATCGCGAGAAACTTCTCCAGGCGGTCCGGCTCCTGCCCGGGAAACTGAACCGCAGGCGAGTGATGAGATCCGACTGTCCGGCCATCAGCGATCTGCAGGCCCAGAGAATCTACAACGAAACCGATCCCCTGGCGCTGGAGACGGCGATTTCTGAGAAGATCTTCTGTAATCAAATGGTTTCAGGGGGAGTCTTCGGCTCCAGCCAAGGCGGCAGGGACCAGAATCCCCGGGCATTCAGGAACACTGAAATACTGGGGGTAGACCTGACCCAGGGAAACTCGGAACAGCGGCGCAACGCCGAGGTGATGGTCCGCGGCCAGGCGTCCCGCATCTACCGCGAGAACCAGTATTGGAGCCGCAACCTGCTGCACACGCTTCAGCAGCACCTGCGGTCGCTCCAGCACTTCGAGGGCAGAAAGAGCCTGATGCTGGTCTCGGACGGTTTTCTGGCCCATCACCTCCGTTACGAGATGCAGGGGGTGGTTCATGCCGCGCTGCGTTCCGGGACCATTCTGAGCACGGTGGACATGCGGGGGCTCTATACCACCTCCTACCGCGCCTCGGAGGCGGCTGCCCTGGCTACCGAGGCCACCCTGGCCCAGATGTCCATGCGGGAGGAGAACATCCGTGTGCAATCCCAGCCCCTGGCCCAGTTGGCCCTGGAGACGGGCGGGGTCCATTACCACAACAACAACGATCTCTTCGGCGGGCTGAAGCAGATCGCCGACAGTCAGTCCTTCTACTACGTGCTTACCTACGCCTCGCCGCATACCGCATCGGACGGACGCTACCACCGGATTAACGTCAAGGTTTCGCGTCCCGGGCTCGAGGTGACCCACCGCAAGGGCTACTATGCTCCCAGAGAGG
The DNA window shown above is from Acidobacteriota bacterium and carries:
- a CDS encoding tetratricopeptide repeat protein yields the protein MGRDLPGGLPIETGPRTMIEERNRGGNPLTGRRWAIRRLGGAFLWTLAGILGLVTAGWTQSPHYREARERYDKGEFLLAMLAAQKAVEEDGDKAEHLHLYGAVLLELKQYSEAEEHLRKAVASEPDRAEFQFSLGELLLARTMEAAILKETRSGVGQPRMRNVDPEGLKALERAVELDSDLLRARLRLGRAYYDLNRHDLALEQFEAIARKNPRYPWIHSSLAVVHMNAGAVDSAVQALRTEIGNYPDHHSARLELGEALLKSGDTAQAVEHLVRLKEEDVSPADRVSLNHSLSKAYRDLGQLENALAASRRTLELDPDFPDGHYLLAQLYEQTGQAALARRQMDTFRRVQREKRQRTLGPLQRGRR
- a CDS encoding GWxTD domain-containing protein; amino-acid sequence: MQNRFLDRIPTFLLVSVLILGCSLTLLARKKEDKRREKSLRSETSDRYLKKWLEQDVLYIITPQEKAAFDQLQTDDERYQFVEQFWLRRDPTPDTMVNETRDEHYRRIAYANERFPSGKPGWKTDRGRIYITWGPPDSIETFHGGDMTLRDFNEGGGWSVKYPHIKWRYRYIEGPNLGAEVIIEFVDRGLSGEYRIARDPFEKDALANAPGYDINQKLILGDVEPISRNRLPGGLDVDDFHALQSEKLMETVALGQAPKIRFKDLETVVDTKLSYNLFPFEFKTDYLKITDDTVLTAITVAMKNSDMTFKQQEGVHQASVNVFGRITTITGRRVHLFEEPIRQMTPDSTYKEALERTSLYQTTVPLSSGVYKVELVLKDINSGDVGTVYRSIRVPRFPEDQLATSSIILADRIEPLPAYQAGAGPFVLGASKVFPNVAETFHRAVPMRIYFQVYNLSLDEETQKPSATIEYVLKKGDQEIRRFRESKSATEGALRQVTLAKLFPLNNLQPGDYSLVLNITDNLANRTVSPVAKFKVQ